A region from the Cryptococcus gattii WM276 chromosome H, complete sequence genome encodes:
- a CDS encoding protein kinase, putative (Similar to TIGR gene model, INSD accession AAW45382.1), which translates to MSSSPRGRRAPAPAALDLGAGTDWSKYPALGLGLGTAHGPGNRRVVTEPSQSQRTSRPLPHPPGQPRHEAIHACPTSNLASAPYSAQLSSTAQPHPADIDRRNLVGVGELSTPRTPGSDKLAKEPRGTSVRLYPPSFARECAKTPPNSASSRHSTSHDILKQFAVKDFSHLPPSPSSASINQFLRSSGSTQNISSGTPPGSASASGAYFSSKGVQREDSQKSQKHQQRTTPKPKELDPSVDEALRKLDGLTSTPGKNKARSKSSGGPSAASSRPGTPVAVAIPETKSSRSESKIPLKPSIGSFKDTTGSPLNNWIDLTEDIPAIPIPRARIPPHPNRESSSSASATATTMSSADLPEGMEKSVPPVPPLPQVYVNKKQQGIPPAVQSGGVQPPSYVSMHELSPEPLPSSPSKSTSPLTTATTAPVPVPPKMHKKWSFSSALNLKSAASPVDEMALSQSPQTPWSEIHRGELFSPNVHVQGQGQQGQGQGQGQEPRGDSGPRQGATPLAPPPPPSSASSKASSSNVNKRLTPSSIPFFRRSSSSSFHKTNQSVIVPETPKHVDKAITATTTATAIPSSQSQSRKSVLGMHFPSMLRGSSSKRGLAQQATQQATQQATQQTGQSQVPVKEKEEVKAASAPSATSGWTGRKRGKTLSISGDLPKPFPGLKHQSSAEISFGTRGSAVSNGSDATISSSNTYDRLPAIKGSPARPPPPDGPRYSNSPRNLPSATPTKIPRMAQRPAPSPATVTAHSGMPPPPFPTAKKFSNTVSGAGGGGSGSGSGGGGGPAVSEFGQVDGIIPTTPRLTTSGAHRAHLLAPMSARHDTRRVNNNNTNRTFGPPVRKDTSYTTGVPPSRRQLPQPPTSTTTTVTNMTLSASAKRASREFKKKRESKDPQDGGWSSSGKNSPVKPSKSMHSSMVVPSSSRLPSSSSAGAPGSNYRSRLSLADDSSSSMSPADDDEASGDAEMEAYIKRRRERAAVNKKDNLSDVTEFPRDITPVEQPLSQRAFITNNLAKMSDAERKEVLDFDHIYYSPSPGTIRRPSQPGGANYNHGYDDERGDYLVVEGDHLCYRYEVVVQCRDHKTGKSVAVKIIRNKKRFHAQALVEVKILQQLVEWDPEDKHFMVRMTDSFSFRNHLCIVTELLSINLYELIKANHFAGFSTVLIRRFTTQMLGSLQLMRSHRIVHCDLKPENILLCHPAKSAIKVIDFGSSCLETEKVYTYIQSRFYRSPEVILGMNYAMAIDMWSLGCILAELYTGVPIFPGENEHEQLACIMEVLGVPDRYLIEKASRRKNFFDATGAPRPFVNAKGRRRRPGSKTLAGVLKCDDELFVDFIARCLTWDPDKRLKPQPAMRHPWILAGRKRYVPTPSRDEKRAASERSSRLFGSSHTSTRISSKNLSELSSPSIKDNDKSKLLISSPVPLAPARHAYHSSIASTSRIGQAMSSSRLAHQTSARSGSFNTSELSIG; encoded by the exons ATGAGCTCGTCCCCCCGTGGCCGCAGAGCACCGGCGCCCGCCGCATTGGATCTCGGTGCAGGCACAGACTGGAGCAAGTATCCCGCCCTCGGTCTCGGCCTGGGCACAGCGCACGGGCCTGGAAACCGACGGGTGGTCACCGAGCCT TCCCAGTCCCAGCGCACGTCCCGCCCCCTGCCACATCCGCCAGGCCAGCCGCGCCACGAAGC CATTCACGCCTGTCCCACCTCCAATCTCGCGTCGGCGCCCTACTCTGCCCAACTTTCCAGCACCGCGCAGCCGCACCCTGCAGACATTGACCGTCGGAACTTGGTCGGCGTCGGCGAGCTTTCCACTCCCCGAACGCCTGGTTCCG ACAAACTCGCCAAAGAGCCCCGTGGTACCTCAGTTAGACTCTATCCTCCCTCCTTCGCCCGGGAGTGCGC AAAAACGCCGCCCAACTCGGCATCATCTCGCCACAGCACTTCCCATGACATCCTCAAGCAATTTGCCGTCAAAGACTTTTCACACCTCCCACCCAGTCCATCCTCTGCCTCCATCAATCAGTTCCTCCGCAGTAGTGGATCTACCCAAAATATCTCTTCGGGAACGCCGCCCGGCAGCGCGTCCGCATCAGGCGCGTACTTTTCATCAAAAGGCGTTCAACGTGAAGACTCTCAAAAATCTCAAAAGCATCAGCAGAGGACAACACCGAAACCGAAAGAGCTGGATCCGAGTGTGGACGAGGCGTTGAGAAAGCTTGATGGGCTTACCAGCACGCCTGGGAAAAACAAGGCAAGGAGCAAATCATCGGGCGGTCCCTCTGCCGCCAGTTCGCGGCCTGGTACCCCGGTAGCGGTAGCCATACCTGAAACCAAGAGCAGCAGGTCAGAGAGTAAAATCCCTTTGAAACCGAGTATTGGATCATTCAAGGACACGACGGGTTCTCCGCTTAATAACTGGATTGACTTGACTGAAGATATCCCGGCGATACCTATCCCGCGCGCACGGATCCCACCGCATCCGAACCGCGagtcttcttcctctgcgAGCGCAACCG CGACGACCATGTCTTCCGCCGATTTGCCGGAAGggatggagaagagtgTTCCACCGGTACCGCCACTTCCCCAGGTGTACGTCAACAAGAAACAGCAGGGTATCCCACCGGCCGTGCAGTCTGGGGGGGTGCAACCGCCCAGCTACGTGTCGATGCATGAGCTTTCGCCCGAGCCTCTCCCATCTTCACCATCAAAGTCTACATCGCCTTTGACTACCGCGACGACTGCACCTGTGCCAGTCCCACCAAAGATGCACAAGAAATGGTCATTCTCTTCGGCGCTCAACCTCAAATCGGCGGCATCACCGGTAGACGAGATGGCGTTATCGCAAAGTCCGCAAACACCATGGTCTGAAATTCATCGAGGTGAATTGTTTTCCCCCAACGTTCATGTTCAGGGGCAAGGGCAacaagggcaagggcaagggcaagggcaagagcCCAGAGGCGATTCCGGTCCGCGGCAGGGTGCAACCCCTCTTGCCCCGCCACCACCGCCGTCGTCTGCTTCATCAAAGGCTTCTTCGTCCAACGTCAACAAGCGCCTGACACCTTCTTCAATCCCCTTTTTCCGCCGCtcgtcatcctcttcattccACAAGACGAATCAATCGGTTATAGTGCCCGAGACGCCCAAGCACGTTGACAAGGCGATCACGGCGACGACCACGGCCACGGCCATACCGAGCTCACAGTCACAATCTCGCAAGTCGGTGCTGGGGATGCATTTCCCGTCCATGCTTCGAGGAAGTTCATCGAAACGGGGTCTGGCGCAACAAGCTACTCAGCAAGCTACTCAGCAAGCTACTCAGCAAACTGGTCAGTCCCAAGTTCCTGtaaaggaaaaagaagaggtcAAGGCTGCAAGTGCACCGAGCGCGACGTCGGGATGGACTGGTAGGAAACGTGGAAAG ACCCTCTCCATATCTGGAGATCTCCCAAAACCGTTCCCAGGCCTCAAACACCAGTCTTCAGCAGAGATTTCTTTTGGAACCCGTGGTTCAGCGGTGTCCAACGGTAGCGATGCGACTatcagcagcagcaatACATATGATCGTTTGCCTGCTATAAAGGGCTCACCTGCTCGACCTCCCCCTCCCGATGGTCCGAGGTACTCCAACTCGCCGAGGAACCTGCCTTCTGCCACGCCTACCAAGATTCCTCGAATGGCCCAACGTCCCGCTCCGTCGCCAGCGACTGTCACCGCCCACAGCGGTATGCCTCCTCCGCCTTTCCCTACTGCCAAGAAATTCAGCAACACGGTATCTGGCGCAGGCGGCGGCGGCAGCGGCAGCGGCAGCGGCGGTGGCGGTGGCCCTGCTGTATCAGAATTTGGGCAGGTCGACGGTATTATACCAACAACGCCCCGACTGACTACTTCAGGTGCTCACCGAGCCCATTTGCTTGCTCCCATGTCAGCTCGACACGACACGCGTCGCGTgaataataataatactAATCGAACCTTTGGTCCCCCCGTACGTAAAGACACATCATATACCACCGGTGTTCCGCCTTCGAGAAGGCAGCTGCCTCAACCGCCCACATCAACGACGACGACTGTCACCAACATGACGCTTTCGGCTAGCGCCAAGCGCGCAAGTCGAGAGTTCAAGAAGAAGCGCGAGTCCAAGGATCCACAGGATGGGGGGTGGTCCTCTTCTGGGAAAAACTCGCCTGTCAAGCCATCAAAATCTATGCATTCAAGCATGGTCGTGCCGAGCTCTTCCCGTTTAccctcttcgtcctctgCTGGTGCTCCTGGTTCGAATTACCGGAGCAGGTTATCTTTGGCCGACGACTCGTCGTCCTCGATGAGTCCTgcagatgatgatgaagctAGTGGAGATGCAGAGATGGAAGCTTATATTAAGAGACGACGTGAGCGCGCAGCAGTGAATAAAAAGGATAACTTGTCGGACGTGACCGAGTTTCCAAGGGATATCACCCCTGTCGAGCAGCCTCTTTCCCAGCGCGCGTTCATCACCAATAACCTTGCAAAGATGTCTGATGcagaaaggaaagaggtGCTCGATTTCGACCATATCTACTACAGTCCGTCCCCAGGTACTATCCGTCGACCCTCCCAGCCAGGAGGAGCAAACTATAATCACGGATACGATGATGAGCGAGGGGATTATCTCGTGGTGGAGGGTGATCATCTTTGTTATAGGTACGAAGTG GTCGTTCAATGTCGGGACCATAAAACGGGCAAGTCGGTGGCAGTCAAGATCATTAGAAATAAGAAGCGGTTCCATGCTCAAGCATTGGTGGAAGTCAAGATCTTGCAGCAGCTGGTTGAATGG GACCCCGAAGACAAACATTTCATGGTCCGTATGACTGACAGCTTTTCTTTCCGCAACCATCTCTGTATCGTCACAGAGCTCTTGAGCATCAACCTTTACGAGCTTATCAAAGCAAACCACTTTGCTGGCTTTTCAACAGTCCTCATCAGGAGGTTTACCACCCAGATGCTGGGTTCCCTGCAGTTGATGAGATCACACAGGATCGTTCACTGTGATTTGAAGCCCGAAAATATTTTGCTTTGTCACCCCGCGAAGAGCGCGATCAAGGTGATTGATTTTGGAAGCAGTTGCTTGGAGACGGAGAAGG TTTACACTTATATTCAATCCCGCTTCTATCGAAGCCCAGAAGTTATTCTCGGCATGAATTATGCTATGGCGATCGACATGTGGTCTTTAGG CTGCATTCTTGCTGAGCTCTATACGGGTGTTCCCATTTTCCCCGGAGAAAACGAACACGAACAGCTGGCTTGTATCATGGAGGTCCTCGGTGTGCCCGATCGCTATTTGATTGAGAAGGCGTCACGACGTAAGAACTTCTTCG ACGCTACCGGTGCGCCTCGTCCGTTCGTCAATGCCAAGGGTCGACGACGACGTCCTGGATCCAAGACCCTGGCCGGCGTTCTCAAATGCGATGACGAGCTTTTCGTCGATTTCATTGCCCGCTGTCTCACTTGGGATCCCGATAAGCGCCTCAAACCTCAACCGGCTATGCGTCATCCTTGGATCCTGGCAGGACGTAAGCGTTACGTCCCAACACCTAGTCGCGACGAAAAACGTGCCGCTTCTGAGCGATCTTCACGATTGTTCGGGAGCTCACATACATCGACACGGATCAGTTCGAAAAATCTCTCAGAATTATCATCCCCTAGCATAAAAGACAACGATAAGTCAAAACTATTGATTTCCTCGCCGGTGCCTTTGGCGCCTGCAAGACACGCATATCACTCCTCGATCGCTTCAACATCAAGGATTGGCCAGGCCATGAGCTCTTCAAGGCTTGCTCACCAAACTTCCGCGAGAAGTGGCTCATTCAAT ACCTCAGAACTTAGCATTGGCTAA
- a CDS encoding Hypothetical Protein (Similar to TIGR gene model, INSD accession AAW45668.1), protein MSRTQNPDLTYWRDKVERLAALCSRLQRPRQSTSETEIIDILDGLAVALRDESLRAPIGSLGLPDTLTELLEQAITVDWEEVVKQVGRVAANLAVENDFNRELLAESGFIDLVLSPSLLDRNSSHPSDHALVASLYNLVVQGNSLCVSSFQQENNLRCLCRLAVNHLQQVHESKAVCSMDLTITQWFWSILNAIINNSDNNDGKILNQLPLLDLFNHFRYWIPPEPLSDFVVDSGPESPLNILFSSCQVIGHIFSEHSDILKQLMEDDATLPKAAKHPLELILDFVELADLPLSWTSASTDQRDNGEDTSEEEDFDAKKVLGEAKACLINGVVAFSSRLTLGTLPLGFWTRMRSWLDNDVSDRRDLVECALLVYGNSITGDTVAIEYLVGETTLLPRIKYLLKPDVPATTQHAVVGLLRNLSIPDQNKSVLYERGVVDDLMQIGVWSENRDMLGSVQGGVIGIFKNLCRNQPDIASSLMTSYKEDLISLCERTNDQAIKFEGTRVFVNAARNLPKGMNSQGVNALCDERIVKLLVDMLSNASQYPVLENEAVLGLAFLSIFSPANALVIKELTAEREGGTGKTRLEQMVANNDLLKEGRENAEALLSLMRDRL, encoded by the exons ATGTCTCGCACTCAAAATCCTGACTTGACCTACTGGCGGGACAAAGTCGAACGTCTCGCAGCCCTATGTAGTCGTCTGCAGCGCCCACGTCAATCTACTTCCGAAACCGAAATCATCGACATTTTAGACGGCCTGGCCGTAGCCTTGCGCGACG AGTCTCTGAGGGCTCCTATTGGATCTTTGGGGCTACCAGATACGCTTACGGAACTATTGGAACAGGCAATTACTGTCGATTGGGAAGAGGTGGTCAAGCAGGTTGGTCGAGTGGCCGCGAATCTCGCAGTTGAGAATG ATTTCAATAGAGAGCTCTTAGCAGAATCTGGCTTCATCGATCTCGTtctttctccctctcttctGGACCGCAATTCGTCCCATCCCAGCGATCATGCCCTGGTAGCTAGTTTATACAACTTGGTTGTACAAGGAAATA GTCTTTGTGTCTCCAGTTTCCAGCAGGAAAACAACCTCCGTTGTCTGTGCCGCCTCGCTGTCAATCATCTTCAGCAAGTTCACGAGTCAAAGGCCGTGTGCAGCATGGACCTTACTATTACGCAATGGTTTTGGTCAATACTAAATGCAATCATCAACAATA GTGATAACAATGACGGGAAAATATTAAATCAATTGCCCCTCCTTGATCTGTTCAACCACTTTCGGTACTGGATTCCTCCCGAGCCTCTATCAGATTTTGTGGTAGACAGTGGACCAGAATCACCCTTGAatatcctcttctcctcttgTCAGGTCATAGGACATATTTTCTCAGAGCATTCAGATATATTGAAGCAGCTTATGGAAGACGACGCGACTTTACCCAAAGCGGCCAAGCACCCTCTCGAGCTCATCCTCGACTTTGTGGAATTGGCCGACCTGCCTCTAAGCTGGACAAGCGCTTCCACCGATCAACGCGATAATGGTGAAGATACTTccgaggaagaggatttTGATGCAAAAAAGGTACTCGGAGAGGCAAAAGCTTGCCTTATCAACGGGGTTGTTGCGTTCAGCAGCAGGTTAACACTCGGTACTCTCCCCTTGGGATTCTGGACTCGTATGCGAAGCTGGCTTGACAATGATGTGTCAGATAGAAGAGATCTAGTGGAGTGTGCCCTGCTTGTCTATGGCAATAGCATCACTGGAG ATACTGTCGCTATCGAGTACCTTGTTGGCGAGACCACTTTGCTTCCCCGAATAAAATATTTGCTGAAACCGGACGTTCCGGCAACAACACAGCACGCTGTTGTTGGCCTTTTGAGAAATCTCTCTATTCCTGATCAGAATAAGAGTGTTCTTTATGAAAGGGGAGTCGTAGATGACTTGATGCAAATAGGCGTCTGGTCTGAAAACAGAGACATGTTAGGGTCAGTACAAGGAGGTGTGATAGGCATATTCAAGAACTTGTGTAGAAATCAGC CTGACATCGCGTCTTCCCTTATGACCTCCTATAAAGAGGATTTGATTTCCTTGTGCGAACGTACAAATGACCAAGCGATCAAATTTGAGGGCACGCGGGTATTTGTCAATGCCGCCCGTAACCTACCAAAGGGTATGAATTCGCAAGGCGTAAATGCTCTTTGCGATGAACGTATAGTCAAGCTACTGGTGGATATGTTGTCAAATGCGTCACAATACCCCGTATTGGAGAATGAGGCGGTTCTGGGATTGGCCTTCTTATCCATCTTCAGTCCAGCAAACGCACTAG TTATAAAGGAATTGACCGCTGAGAGAGAAGGTGGGACAGGCAAGACACGCCTTGAACAGATGGTCGCAAATAATGATCTTTTGAAAGAGGGTAGGGAAAATGCCGAAGCGTTACTGTCTTTGATGCGTGATAGATTATGA